CCGGGCCAGTGTGATGTAACGCAGCGCCCGCGGCTTCAGACTGTTTCGTTCCTCAGCGGTCAACGCACGCACCACCCGCGCCGGTACACCCATCACCAGCGAGCCGGGTGGCACCACCATGTTCTGCGGAACCAGCGCCTGGGCACCCACGATGGACTGCGCCCCGACCACGGCTCCATCCAGGATCGTGGCCCGCATTCCCACCAACACCTCGTCCTCCACCCTGCAGGCGTGCAACACCGCGCCGTGCCCCACCGTCACGTACGCCCCGACCTCGCAGGGCTGTTCCGCCGACAAGTGCACCACCACATGATCCTGCAGGTTGGTGCCCCGGCCGATCACGATCCGGTTCAGGTCCGCCCGCACCACTACGTACGGCCACAAGTTCACCTCGGCGCCCAGGTGCACCTCCCCCAGCACCAGGGCGGTCGGTGCCACATAGATGGGGTCCTCCCAGCGCGGATTGCACTGCAACGACGCCCAGTGCGCGCCCTCGTCGGATGATCGGTTCATGGCCGACGCACTGGTACCCCTGCCGCGGGCGCTTCGACAATGAAAAACCCGCCCGACCTTTCGGCCGGGCGGGTTGGGTTCCTCCGGTCGAAACGCCCGTCAACGGCAATGACCATGGGGGCGAGCCGGACGGGCCATCGCCACATGCACGGCGACTCTCGGGGGATGTACCACCACAACCGGCGGCGGAGCCACCATCACAGGTGCGGGTCGGACACAGGTCACCACGGGCACCGGAGCCACCACCACAGGGGGCGCCACCACCACGGGCGCAGGCGCCACCACCACCGGAGGCGGTGGCGGAGCCACCACCACGGGCGCCGGGGCAGCACAAACCGGCGCCGGCTGCAAAGCCGCCATCAGGGCCGCACCCGCCACCGCCCCGGCCAGAATCTTCCCCGCCGTGGCCCATTCACGGTCTCCGGCCCGCGCCGAAGAGACCGTCGCCAGCGCCACCACGGCCGCCGTCAGCATCGCCATGCACCGTTTCATACGCACCTTCCTCCTTCCTTTCACCGGAGTCGCCGTCCCTTCAACGGCTTCCAACCCTTTCGACGTGCCGCCTTGCCAATTATTCGACCCGGGCGTA
The DNA window shown above is from Limisphaera ngatamarikiensis and carries:
- a CDS encoding gamma carbonic anhydrase family protein, with protein sequence MNRSSDEGAHWASLQCNPRWEDPIYVAPTALVLGEVHLGAEVNLWPYVVVRADLNRIVIGRGTNLQDHVVVHLSAEQPCEVGAYVTVGHGAVLHACRVEDEVLVGMRATILDGAVVGAQSIVGAQALVPQNMVVPPGSLVMGVPARVVRALTAEERNSLKPRALRYITLARAHAQRGWMRVGLDDGAGRETGAAR